A single region of the Massilia sp. erpn genome encodes:
- the ccoO gene encoding cytochrome-c oxidase, cbb3-type subunit II, translated as MKFSHEWIEKNPWLMIALVTVVVSVGGAVEIVPLFFQKSTTEPVAGLKPYSPLRLVGRDIYVREGCYACHSQMVRPFRAETERYGHYSVAGEFVYDRPFQWGSKRTGPDLARVGGRYSDEWHRTHLNNPRDVVPESNMPNYPWLAQTKLVPQDVIPKLRALQRLGTPYSEEDVVKAPDDLKDKTEEDALIAYLQGLGTQIKTRN; from the coding sequence ATGAAATTTTCACATGAATGGATCGAGAAGAACCCCTGGCTGATGATCGCCCTGGTCACGGTGGTGGTGTCGGTCGGCGGCGCAGTTGAAATCGTGCCGCTGTTCTTCCAGAAATCGACCACGGAACCGGTGGCGGGCCTGAAGCCTTACTCGCCGCTGCGCCTGGTGGGCCGCGACATCTACGTGCGTGAAGGCTGCTACGCCTGCCACTCGCAGATGGTGCGTCCTTTCCGCGCCGAGACCGAACGCTATGGCCACTACTCGGTGGCTGGCGAATTCGTCTACGACCGTCCCTTCCAGTGGGGTTCCAAGCGCACCGGCCCGGATCTGGCCCGCGTGGGCGGCCGCTACAGCGACGAATGGCACCGCACCCACCTGAACAATCCGCGCGACGTGGTGCCGGAATCGAATATGCCGAACTACCCATGGCTGGCGCAGACCAAGCTGGTTCCGCAAGATGTGATTCCGAAGCTGCGCGCCCTGCAGCGTCTGGGCACGCCTTACTCCGAAGAGGATGTGGTCAAGGCACCGGATGACCTGAAGGACAAGACTGAAGAAGACGCCCTGATCGCCTATCTGCAAGGCCTGGGCACCCAGATCAAGACAAGGAACTGA
- the ccoN gene encoding cytochrome-c oxidase, cbb3-type subunit I, which produces MDQSLNYNYKIVKQFAIATVVWGIIGMLVGVIIAAQLAWPALNLDIPWLTYGRLRPLHTNAVIFAFGISGLFATSYYVVQRTCQVRLFSDKLAAFTFWGWQAVILSAVITLPMGLTRGKEYAELEWPISILIAVVWIAYAVVFFGTIVKRKVKHIYVANWFFGSYILAVTILHVVNGMSMPASLFKSYSMYSGVQDAMVQWWYGHNAVGFILTAGYLGMVYYFIPKQAERPVYSYRLSIVHFWALIFTYMWAGPHHLHYTALPDWTQSLGMVFSLILLAPSWGGMINGIMTLSGAWHKLRTDPLLKFMIVSLSFYGIATFEGPMMSIKTVNALSHYTDWGIAHVHGGALGWVGFITMGSIYYLLPRLAGREKMYSMRLVDLHFWVATIGIVLYIAAMWIAGVMQGLMWRAVNPDGTLTYTFVESVKATYPYYVVRFAGGALYLGGMIMMGYNTWMTLRGRETVTARIPELKTAAHA; this is translated from the coding sequence GTGGATCAATCATTGAACTACAACTACAAGATCGTGAAGCAATTTGCGATCGCCACGGTAGTGTGGGGCATTATTGGCATGCTGGTCGGCGTTATCATCGCCGCCCAACTGGCCTGGCCCGCACTGAACCTCGACATCCCCTGGTTGACGTACGGGCGCCTGCGTCCCTTACACACCAATGCCGTGATTTTCGCTTTCGGCATCTCGGGCTTGTTCGCCACCTCTTACTACGTCGTCCAGCGCACCTGCCAGGTGCGCCTGTTCTCCGACAAACTCGCTGCCTTCACCTTCTGGGGCTGGCAGGCCGTGATTCTGAGCGCCGTTATCACTTTGCCAATGGGTCTGACCCGCGGCAAGGAATACGCGGAGCTGGAATGGCCGATCAGTATCCTGATCGCCGTGGTGTGGATTGCCTACGCGGTGGTGTTCTTCGGCACCATCGTCAAGCGCAAGGTCAAACACATCTACGTCGCCAACTGGTTCTTCGGCTCCTACATCCTGGCCGTGACGATCCTGCACGTGGTCAACGGCATGAGCATGCCGGCTTCGCTGTTCAAGTCCTACTCCATGTACAGCGGCGTGCAAGACGCCATGGTGCAATGGTGGTACGGCCACAATGCGGTGGGCTTCATCCTGACCGCCGGCTACCTGGGCATGGTCTACTACTTCATTCCGAAGCAGGCCGAGCGTCCGGTGTATTCCTACCGCCTGTCGATCGTGCACTTCTGGGCGCTGATCTTCACCTATATGTGGGCCGGTCCGCACCACCTGCACTACACCGCCCTGCCTGACTGGACCCAGTCGCTCGGCATGGTGTTCTCGCTGATTCTGCTGGCACCATCGTGGGGCGGCATGATCAACGGCATCATGACCCTGTCCGGCGCATGGCACAAGCTGCGCACCGACCCGCTGCTGAAGTTCATGATCGTGTCGCTGTCCTTCTACGGTATTGCGACCTTCGAAGGTCCGATGATGTCGATCAAAACCGTGAACGCACTGTCGCACTACACCGACTGGGGCATCGCCCACGTCCACGGCGGCGCACTGGGCTGGGTTGGCTTCATCACCATGGGCTCGATCTACTACCTGCTGCCACGTCTGGCCGGCCGCGAAAAAATGTACAGCATGCGTCTGGTCGACCTGCACTTCTGGGTGGCCACCATCGGCATCGTTCTGTACATCGCCGCCATGTGGATCGCCGGTGTGATGCAGGGCCTGATGTGGCGCGCAGTGAATCCGGACGGCACCCTGACCTACACCTTCGTGGAAAGCGTGAAAGCGACCTACCCGTACTACGTGGTGCGCTTCGCCGGTGGCGCCCTGTACCTGGGCGGCATGATCATGATGGGCTACAACACTTGGATGACGCTGCGCGGCCGTGAAACCGTCACCGCCCGCATCCCTGAGCTGAAAACCGCGGCACACGCCTGA
- the ccoS gene encoding cbb3-type cytochrome oxidase assembly protein CcoS, protein MEVLYILVPVSIAIVFLAIWLFFKASDSGQFDDLVGPGLRVLQDDDRSEPKNPQQ, encoded by the coding sequence ATGGAAGTCCTGTATATCCTCGTTCCGGTCAGCATCGCCATTGTCTTCCTGGCGATCTGGCTGTTCTTCAAAGCTTCCGACAGCGGCCAGTTCGACGACCTGGTCGGCCCCGGCCTGCGCGTATTACAGGACGATGACCGCAGCGAGCCGAAAAACCCCCAGCAGTAA
- a CDS encoding heavy metal translocating P-type ATPase: protein MPAEALAAAAFADTEEICFHCGLPLPREVQWQVAIDGAPRSMCCPGCAAVAQTIVDIGQTDYYRKRTGFAATADQASLVPPELALYDNDDPRFAADGEYCEATLLVEGIRCAACVWLIEHRLQCVEGVASASLNVSTEKLQVRWQKDKLQASAILQAVRDIGYAAFPYDAERHGAQLQRASRTLGRQLFVAGLSMMQVMMYVAPSYMAGDDGTLDANMAALMQWASLLLTLPAVAYSALPFFQGALASLRARVLGMDVPVAIGIAAAFLGSVAATWRGAGEVYYDSVTMFIFLLLCSRYLEMVARRKAASALERMQQALPASAARLNNWPQSRDSTVVPAAALQQGDIILVKPGEAIAADSAIVEGRTAIDMSLLTGESAPQSRGLGEEVPGGAINASTAVLLRVLRPARESTLADLLKLIERAGGAKPQIAQWADRVASWFVSALLLFALATFAFWWWHDAARAWPVAIAVLVVSCPCALSLATPSALAAATDYLLGKGVLIVRPHVMETLHRATHIVFDKTGTLTVGKPVVQQVHSFGDNREAVSLQIAAALEAGSAHPIGRAIVAAADAAGAGIGWEAEEVQELPGQGLEGRVQGQRYRLGNKAFVTGLTGSAPAFDGDGATAVYLGTDGRWLACFLLSDALRPDAQATVDYFRSQGKQLVLLSGDQHALTRCVALDLGIASAHGEFLPQQKLEYVQKLQAEGAVVAMVGDGINDAAVLSAADVSFAMGSGAALAQAHADTVLLNGQLGAVADTARTAARTMGVIRQNLAWSTLYNLVAIPAAAFGWLNPWLSGVGMALSSAVVICNALRLRR from the coding sequence ATGCCCGCCGAAGCGCTGGCGGCCGCCGCCTTTGCCGATACGGAAGAGATCTGCTTCCACTGCGGCCTGCCGCTGCCGCGCGAGGTGCAATGGCAGGTGGCGATCGACGGCGCGCCGCGCAGCATGTGCTGCCCGGGCTGCGCCGCCGTGGCCCAGACCATCGTCGACATCGGCCAGACCGACTACTACCGCAAGCGCACCGGCTTTGCCGCCACCGCCGACCAGGCCAGCCTGGTGCCGCCGGAACTGGCGCTGTATGACAACGACGATCCGCGTTTTGCCGCCGACGGCGAGTATTGCGAAGCGACCCTGCTGGTGGAAGGCATCCGCTGCGCCGCCTGCGTCTGGCTGATCGAGCACCGCCTGCAGTGCGTGGAAGGAGTGGCCAGCGCCAGCCTGAATGTCTCGACCGAGAAGCTGCAGGTGCGCTGGCAAAAAGACAAGCTGCAGGCCAGCGCCATCCTGCAGGCCGTGCGCGATATCGGCTACGCCGCCTTCCCCTACGACGCCGAGCGCCATGGCGCCCAGCTGCAGCGCGCCAGCCGCACCCTGGGCCGCCAGCTGTTCGTGGCCGGCCTGTCGATGATGCAGGTGATGATGTATGTGGCGCCCTCGTATATGGCGGGCGACGACGGCACGCTGGACGCCAACATGGCGGCCCTGATGCAGTGGGCCAGCCTGCTCCTGACCCTGCCCGCCGTGGCGTATTCCGCCCTGCCCTTCTTCCAGGGCGCGCTGGCCAGCCTGCGCGCGCGCGTGCTGGGCATGGACGTGCCGGTGGCCATCGGCATCGCCGCCGCCTTCCTCGGCAGCGTGGCGGCCACCTGGCGCGGCGCGGGCGAGGTATATTACGACTCGGTGACGATGTTCATCTTCCTGCTGCTGTGCAGCCGCTACCTGGAGATGGTGGCGCGGCGCAAGGCGGCCAGCGCGCTGGAACGCATGCAGCAGGCCCTGCCCGCCTCGGCCGCGCGCCTGAACAACTGGCCGCAGAGCCGCGACAGCACGGTGGTGCCGGCCGCCGCCCTGCAGCAAGGCGACATCATCCTGGTCAAGCCGGGCGAGGCGATCGCCGCCGACAGCGCCATCGTCGAAGGCCGCACCGCGATCGATATGTCGCTGCTGACCGGCGAAAGCGCGCCGCAGTCGCGCGGCCTGGGCGAGGAAGTGCCGGGCGGCGCCATCAACGCCAGCACCGCCGTGCTGCTGCGCGTGCTGCGTCCGGCGCGCGAGAGCACCCTGGCCGACCTCTTGAAACTGATCGAACGGGCCGGCGGCGCCAAGCCGCAGATCGCGCAATGGGCCGACCGCGTGGCCTCCTGGTTCGTCAGCGCTCTGCTGCTGTTCGCCCTGGCCACCTTCGCCTTCTGGTGGTGGCACGATGCCGCGCGCGCCTGGCCGGTGGCCATCGCGGTGCTGGTGGTGTCCTGCCCCTGCGCCCTGTCGCTGGCCACGCCCTCGGCACTGGCGGCGGCCACTGATTATTTATTGGGCAAGGGCGTGCTGATCGTGCGGCCGCATGTGATGGAAACCCTGCACCGCGCCACCCATATCGTGTTCGACAAGACCGGCACCCTGACGGTGGGCAAGCCGGTGGTGCAGCAGGTGCACAGCTTCGGCGACAACCGCGAGGCCGTCAGCCTGCAGATCGCCGCCGCACTGGAAGCGGGCAGCGCGCATCCGATCGGGCGCGCCATCGTGGCCGCGGCCGATGCGGCCGGCGCCGGCATCGGCTGGGAGGCCGAGGAAGTGCAGGAATTGCCGGGCCAAGGCCTGGAAGGCCGGGTACAGGGCCAGCGTTACCGTCTCGGCAATAAAGCCTTCGTCACCGGCCTGACCGGCAGCGCGCCAGCCTTTGACGGCGACGGCGCCACCGCCGTGTATCTGGGCACGGACGGGCGCTGGCTGGCCTGCTTCCTGCTCAGCGACGCGCTGCGGCCGGACGCCCAGGCCACGGTCGACTACTTCCGCAGCCAGGGCAAGCAGTTGGTGCTGCTGAGCGGCGACCAGCATGCGCTGACGCGCTGCGTGGCGCTGGACCTGGGCATCGCCAGCGCCCACGGCGAATTCCTGCCCCAGCAAAAACTCGAATACGTGCAAAAACTGCAGGCCGAGGGCGCCGTGGTGGCGATGGTGGGCGACGGCATCAACGATGCGGCCGTGCTGAGCGCGGCCGACGTCTCCTTCGCCATGGGTTCGGGCGCGGCCCTGGCCCAGGCCCATGCCGATACGGTCTTGTTGAATGGACAACTGGGCGCCGTGGCCGACACGGCGCGCACCGCGGCGCGCACCATGGGCGTGATCCGGCAGAACCTGGCCTGGTCGACGTTGTACAATCTGGTGGCGATCCCGGCCGCCGCCTTCGGCTGGCTCAACCCCTGGCTGTCCGGGGTGGGCATGGCGCTCAGCTCGGCCGTGGTCATCTGCAATGCGCTGCGCCTGCGCCGTTAG
- a CDS encoding sulfite exporter TauE/SafE family protein gives MSGLNLLPVFAVGLAGSVHCIGMCGGIVGALSAAQGPARRVIPITPAAAPASLALPQAIDSLARVFAYNAGRIGSYMLAGAIAGGLAGGAVSLARLTSIQTAGLWAANLMLAALGLYLMDAWRGLARLEAAGGLLWRHVQPLMKPLLPMDTPLKALALGGLWGWLPCGMVYSVLLTAMLSGSAASGAAVMCAFGLGTLPMLLGLGLAGARVRQSMQQRKVRIACGLLVLGFGLLGLLRASGLSMPLLDALGLTHGAGHGWLDTFCVTPRP, from the coding sequence ATGAGCGGTTTGAATCTGTTGCCGGTGTTTGCCGTGGGCCTGGCCGGCAGCGTGCATTGCATCGGCATGTGCGGCGGCATCGTGGGCGCGCTGAGCGCGGCCCAGGGGCCGGCGCGGCGCGTGATTCCCATCACTCCCGCCGCCGCGCCGGCCAGCCTGGCCCTGCCGCAGGCCATCGACAGCCTGGCGCGCGTGTTCGCCTATAACGCCGGGCGCATCGGCAGCTATATGCTGGCCGGCGCCATCGCCGGCGGCCTGGCCGGCGGCGCCGTCAGCCTGGCGCGCCTGACCTCGATTCAAACGGCCGGCCTGTGGGCCGCCAACCTGATGCTGGCCGCCCTCGGCCTCTACCTGATGGACGCCTGGCGCGGCCTGGCGCGGCTGGAAGCGGCCGGCGGCCTGCTGTGGCGCCATGTGCAGCCGCTGATGAAACCCCTGCTGCCGATGGATACGCCGCTCAAGGCCCTGGCACTGGGCGGCTTGTGGGGCTGGCTGCCCTGCGGCATGGTGTACAGCGTGCTGCTGACGGCCATGTTGAGCGGTTCGGCCGCCAGTGGCGCCGCCGTGATGTGCGCCTTCGGCCTGGGCACCCTGCCCATGCTGCTGGGCCTCGGCCTGGCCGGCGCACGCGTGCGCCAGTCTATGCAGCAGCGCAAGGTACGCATCGCCTGCGGCCTGCTGGTGCTGGGCTTCGGCCTGCTTGGCCTGTTGCGCGCCAGCGGCCTGTCCATGCCCCTGCTCGATGCGCTCGGCCTGACCCACGGCGCCGGCCATGGCTGGCTCGACACCTTCTGCGTCACCCCTCGCCCATGA
- the hemN gene encoding oxygen-independent coproporphyrinogen III oxidase: MHTIAPAAEPTIEFDPEIIGKMSQSGPRYTSYPTADRFTPDFGYGNFLEALASLKLRGGRRALSLYVHVPFCDTVCYYCACNKIVTKDRSKAATYLSYLKQEIEMQGKLFAGLNRVEQLHFGGGTPTYFSDKQMGELMAHLHRQFEFAPDSEGEYSIEIDPRTVTPERVHSLRAQGFNRVSLGVQDFDPEVQKAVNRIQPMEETLAVMEAARDAGFRSISIDLIYGLPKQNLTTMSQTLSKVIASNPDRIALYNYAHMPHLFKPQRRILDADLPSPSVKLGMLAECIGRLTAAGYVYIGMDHFAKPTDDLAVAQQQGRLHRNFQGYSTHAEMDLVACGVSAISSVNATYSQNEKTLDEYYAKLDQGKLPIARGIQLGTDDLLRRIIIQRLMCNFELSIVSLEQAYPIVFKGYFADELKRLAELAQDGLVTIDEEWISVTPKGRLLIRNICMVFDRYLNAARAAAARSPEVQPLRYSKTI; this comes from the coding sequence ATGCACACCATCGCCCCTGCAGCCGAGCCCACGATCGAGTTCGATCCCGAGATCATCGGGAAAATGAGCCAGTCCGGCCCGCGCTATACCTCCTACCCGACAGCCGACCGGTTTACGCCGGACTTCGGCTACGGGAACTTCCTTGAGGCGCTGGCCAGCCTGAAACTGCGCGGCGGCCGCCGCGCCCTCTCGCTGTATGTGCACGTGCCGTTCTGCGACACGGTGTGCTACTACTGCGCCTGCAACAAGATCGTCACCAAGGACCGCAGCAAGGCGGCCACCTATCTGAGCTATCTGAAGCAGGAAATCGAGATGCAGGGCAAGCTGTTCGCCGGCTTGAACCGCGTCGAGCAGCTGCACTTCGGCGGCGGCACGCCGACCTATTTCAGCGACAAGCAGATGGGCGAGCTGATGGCCCACCTGCACCGCCAGTTCGAGTTCGCGCCGGACAGCGAGGGCGAATACTCGATCGAGATCGACCCGCGCACCGTGACGCCGGAACGCGTGCACTCGCTGCGCGCGCAGGGCTTCAACCGCGTCAGCCTGGGCGTGCAGGACTTCGATCCCGAGGTACAGAAGGCGGTCAACCGCATCCAGCCGATGGAAGAGACGCTGGCCGTGATGGAGGCGGCGCGCGACGCCGGCTTCCGCTCGATCAGCATCGACCTGATTTACGGCCTGCCGAAGCAGAACCTGACCACCATGTCGCAGACCCTGAGCAAGGTGATCGCCTCCAACCCGGACCGCATCGCGCTGTACAACTATGCGCACATGCCGCACCTGTTCAAGCCGCAGCGCCGCATCCTGGATGCCGACCTGCCGTCACCCTCGGTCAAGCTGGGCATGCTGGCCGAGTGCATCGGCCGCCTGACGGCCGCCGGCTATGTGTATATCGGCATGGACCATTTCGCCAAGCCGACCGACGACCTGGCCGTGGCCCAGCAGCAGGGCCGCCTGCACCGCAACTTCCAGGGCTATTCGACACATGCCGAGATGGACCTGGTGGCCTGCGGCGTGTCGGCCATCAGCTCGGTGAACGCGACCTACAGCCAGAACGAGAAAACGCTGGACGAGTATTACGCCAAGCTCGATCAGGGCAAGCTGCCGATCGCGCGCGGCATCCAGCTCGGCACCGACGACCTGCTGCGCCGCATCATCATCCAGCGCCTGATGTGCAATTTCGAACTCTCCATCGTTTCGCTGGAACAGGCGTATCCTATCGTCTTTAAAGGCTATTTCGCGGACGAGCTGAAACGGCTCGCCGAGCTGGCCCAGGATGGCCTGGTGACAATCGATGAGGAATGGATCTCGGTGACGCCCAAAGGCCGCCTGCTGATCCGCAATATCTGCATGGTGTTCGACCGCTATCTGAACGCGGCGCGCGCCGCAGCGGCGCGCAGTCCTGAAGTCCAGCCGCTGCGTTATTCGAAGACAATCTGA
- a CDS encoding PAS domain-containing methyl-accepting chemotaxis protein, whose product MRNNLPVTNQEVELSEDQAIVSKTDLDGNIVYVNPYFMQVSGFSEEELIGAPQNIVRHPDMPPEAFADLWRSIKAGTPWTGLVKNRCKNGDFYWVKANITPIKENGRTIGYMSVRTRPERDQIAAAAAAYREMRQNGSHGIVIKNGQLIRAGMGNLLSRLSHVSLGMRIWFSTSVVNTLLMIVCAASLFGDGSSPWIRYGIFGATFIGLLINVFLWWTLRVGVLHPLGRALEGARQIAAGDLSGSFDTDSTDEVGQLLRALQQMNNNLIATIRDVRVNVETMAVATRQIAAGNNDLSGRTEAQAASLEKTASSIDEFSSTVKANADNSLQANDLAQAASNVAEQGGEIVSDVIATMDEINSSSKKIVDIIGLIEGIAFQTNILALNAAVEAARAGEQGRGFAVVAGEVRNLAQRSSVAAKDIKNLISISVGKVSDGMERAQRAGATMEQVVNSVKQVTAIMGEISVASREQSIGVDQVNQAIAHMDQVTQQNAALVEQAAAAANSLAEEASSVSQAVSLFKFGKPVGAARRASRPAASPKRLAA is encoded by the coding sequence ATGCGCAACAACCTGCCCGTAACGAACCAAGAAGTGGAACTGTCGGAAGACCAGGCCATCGTCTCCAAAACGGATCTGGACGGTAACATCGTCTATGTGAACCCCTACTTCATGCAAGTGAGCGGCTTTTCGGAAGAAGAGCTGATCGGCGCGCCGCAGAACATCGTGCGCCACCCCGATATGCCGCCGGAAGCGTTCGCCGACCTGTGGCGCTCCATCAAGGCCGGCACGCCGTGGACCGGTTTAGTGAAGAACCGCTGCAAAAATGGCGACTTCTACTGGGTCAAAGCGAATATCACCCCGATCAAGGAAAACGGCCGCACCATCGGCTATATGTCGGTACGCACCCGGCCCGAGCGCGACCAGATCGCCGCCGCCGCTGCCGCCTACCGCGAAATGCGCCAGAACGGCAGCCATGGCATCGTCATCAAGAACGGCCAGCTCATCCGCGCCGGCATGGGCAATCTGCTGTCGCGCCTGAGCCATGTCTCGCTCGGCATGCGCATCTGGTTCTCGACCAGCGTGGTCAACACCCTGTTGATGATCGTCTGCGCGGCCAGCCTGTTCGGCGACGGCTCCTCGCCCTGGATCCGCTACGGCATCTTCGGCGCCACCTTCATCGGCCTGCTGATCAACGTCTTCCTGTGGTGGACGCTGCGCGTGGGCGTGCTGCATCCGCTGGGCCGCGCCCTGGAAGGCGCGCGCCAGATCGCTGCGGGCGACCTGTCCGGCAGCTTCGACACCGACAGCACCGACGAAGTGGGCCAGCTGCTGCGCGCCCTGCAGCAGATGAACAATAATCTGATCGCCACCATCCGCGATGTGCGCGTGAATGTGGAAACCATGGCCGTGGCCACGCGCCAGATCGCCGCCGGCAATAACGACCTGTCGGGCCGCACCGAGGCGCAGGCGGCCAGCCTGGAAAAAACCGCATCGAGCATCGACGAGTTCTCCTCCACCGTCAAAGCCAACGCCGACAACTCGCTGCAGGCCAACGACCTGGCGCAAGCAGCGTCGAACGTGGCCGAACAGGGCGGCGAGATCGTCTCCGACGTGATCGCCACCATGGACGAGATCAACAGCTCGTCGAAGAAGATTGTCGACATCATCGGCCTGATCGAGGGCATCGCCTTCCAGACCAATATCCTGGCGCTCAACGCGGCGGTGGAAGCGGCGCGCGCCGGCGAGCAAGGCCGCGGCTTCGCCGTGGTGGCCGGCGAGGTGCGCAACCTGGCGCAGCGCTCCTCGGTGGCGGCAAAAGACATCAAGAACCTGATCAGCATCTCGGTCGGCAAAGTCAGCGACGGCATGGAACGCGCCCAGCGCGCCGGCGCCACCATGGAACAGGTGGTGAACTCGGTCAAGCAGGTGACGGCCATCATGGGCGAAATCTCGGTCGCCTCGCGCGAGCAAAGCATCGGCGTCGACCAGGTGAACCAGGCCATCGCCCATATGGACCAGGTCACGCAGCAGAACGCCGCCCTGGTGGAGCAAGCCGCCGCCGCCGCCAACAGCTTGGCGGAAGAAGCCAGCAGCGTGTCGCAGGCCGTCAGCCTGTTCAAGTTCGGCAAGCCCGTGGGTGCCGCGCGCCGCGCCAGCCGCCCCGCGGCCAGTCCCAAACGCCTGGCCGCCTGA
- a CDS encoding DUF808 domain-containing protein, with product MAGTSLLALIDDIATILDDVGAMSKVAAQKTAGVLGDDLALNAQQVAGVQAERELPVVWAVAVGSMKNKAILVPAALAISAFAPWAIIPLLMLGGAYLCFEGFEKIAHQFLHSAEEDAAHHAELAAAVADPAVDLVALEKDKIKGAIRTDFILSAEIIVIALGTVAEASFAQQVAVLVGIAVVMTVGVYGIVAGIVKMDDAGLYLSQRAGAAAAGVRAFGRFLLAAAPVLMKLLSVVGTAAMFMVGGGILTHGIPAAHHAIEHAGAAAQGVAGVGPVLGVLTPSVLNGVAGVVAGAIVLALVTVAGKLWGAVRGRG from the coding sequence ATGGCCGGAACCAGCCTGCTGGCACTGATCGACGATATCGCCACCATCCTCGACGACGTCGGCGCCATGAGCAAGGTGGCGGCGCAGAAGACCGCCGGCGTGCTGGGCGACGACCTGGCGCTGAACGCGCAGCAGGTGGCCGGCGTGCAGGCCGAGCGCGAACTGCCCGTGGTGTGGGCGGTGGCCGTCGGCTCGATGAAGAACAAGGCCATCCTGGTGCCGGCCGCCCTGGCCATCAGCGCCTTCGCGCCCTGGGCCATCATTCCCCTGTTGATGCTGGGCGGCGCCTACCTGTGCTTCGAGGGCTTCGAGAAGATCGCCCATCAATTCCTGCACAGCGCCGAGGAAGACGCCGCCCACCACGCCGAGCTGGCGGCCGCCGTGGCCGATCCAGCCGTCGACCTGGTGGCGCTGGAAAAGGACAAGATCAAGGGCGCCATCCGCACCGACTTCATTTTGTCGGCCGAGATCATCGTGATCGCGCTGGGCACCGTGGCCGAGGCCAGCTTCGCCCAGCAGGTGGCGGTGCTGGTCGGCATCGCCGTCGTGATGACGGTGGGCGTGTACGGCATCGTGGCCGGCATCGTCAAAATGGATGACGCCGGCCTTTACCTGAGCCAGCGCGCCGGCGCGGCCGCGGCCGGCGTGCGCGCCTTCGGCCGTTTCCTGCTGGCGGCGGCGCCGGTCCTGATGAAATTGCTGTCCGTGGTCGGCACGGCCGCCATGTTCATGGTCGGCGGCGGCATCCTGACCCACGGCATTCCGGCCGCCCACCATGCCATCGAGCATGCGGGCGCGGCCGCGCAGGGCGTGGCCGGCGTCGGTCCCGTGCTGGGCGTGCTGACGCCGAGTGTGTTGAATGGCGTGGCCGGGGTTGTGGCCGGCGCCATCGTGCTGGCCCTGGTGACCGTGGCCGGCAAGCTGTGGGGCGCAGTGCGCGGCCGCGGCTGA
- a CDS encoding LysE family transporter → MSFAAWITFVIAACIISVSPGSGAVLSMSHGLSYGVRKASATIMGLIAGLLLLIGIAGAGVGSLLLASEFAFSVVKTVGALYLIYLGLCQWRARMAAGLGVDAASGRPQAPSLRRRFMTGFLTNATNPKGIIFMVAVLPQFITQGQPVLPQLLILAATMVTIDCIVMHGYAFLASSMQRFFRDAGAVKKQNRVFGGLLMAVGAALFFVKRGSHA, encoded by the coding sequence ATGAGTTTCGCCGCCTGGATCACCTTTGTCATTGCCGCCTGCATCATCTCGGTGTCGCCCGGGTCCGGCGCCGTGTTGTCGATGTCGCATGGCCTCTCCTACGGGGTGCGCAAGGCCAGCGCCACCATCATGGGCCTGATCGCCGGCCTGCTGCTGCTGATCGGGATTGCCGGCGCCGGCGTCGGTTCCTTGCTGCTGGCCTCGGAATTCGCCTTCAGCGTGGTCAAGACCGTGGGCGCCCTCTACCTGATCTACCTGGGCCTGTGCCAGTGGCGCGCCAGGATGGCGGCCGGCCTGGGCGTGGATGCGGCGTCCGGGCGGCCGCAGGCGCCCTCGCTGCGGCGCCGCTTCATGACCGGCTTCCTGACCAATGCCACCAACCCCAAGGGCATCATCTTCATGGTGGCCGTGCTGCCCCAGTTCATCACCCAGGGCCAGCCGGTGCTGCCCCAGCTGCTGATCCTGGCCGCCACTATGGTCACCATCGATTGCATCGTGATGCATGGCTACGCCTTCCTGGCCTCGTCCATGCAGCGCTTTTTCCGCGATGCGGGCGCCGTGAAAAAACAAAACCGCGTATTCGGCGGTTTGCTGATGGCAGTGGGCGCCGCGCTCTTCTTTGTTAAACGCGGCAGCCATGCCTGA
- a CDS encoding phage regulatory CII family protein: MTRKYLAMNQHDALYTVARGYPGGIEALALAMDISVNVLRNKLAPTIASHYPSFEEVSAIVELCHQAGVDDAMRPLHALLTRHGMAAFVVPLPEQVGQDDLSQTVCKVMSQVGAVAEAVSSALLDGKVSVAEADLIEKEFHGALAALGEWRERIRQRARDTE; the protein is encoded by the coding sequence ATGACTCGCAAGTATCTCGCTATGAACCAGCACGACGCCCTGTACACCGTGGCACGCGGCTACCCCGGCGGCATCGAAGCCCTGGCCCTGGCCATGGACATCTCGGTCAATGTGCTGCGCAATAAGCTGGCGCCGACGATCGCCTCGCATTACCCCTCGTTCGAGGAAGTCTCGGCCATCGTCGAGCTGTGCCACCAGGCCGGTGTGGACGACGCCATGCGGCCCCTGCACGCGCTCCTGACGCGGCATGGCATGGCGGCCTTCGTCGTGCCGCTGCCCGAACAGGTTGGTCAGGACGATCTGTCGCAGACAGTGTGCAAGGTGATGAGCCAGGTCGGCGCGGTGGCCGAGGCGGTATCCAGCGCCCTGCTGGACGGCAAGGTCTCGGTGGCCGAAGCCGATCTGATCGAAAAGGAATTCCATGGCGCCCTGGCAGCCTTGGGCGAATGGCGCGAGCGTATCCGGCAGCGCGCGCGGGATACCGAATAG